A window from Patescibacteria group bacterium encodes these proteins:
- the topA gene encoding type I DNA topoisomerase, producing MKKLVIVESPAKARTITKFLSKDFTVRASMGHVRDLPKSKMGIDIETGSFLPEYIVSADKTKVIAELKKLADKADEIILATDEDREGEAIAWHLLAALKIPKTKKTPRIVFHEITKEAIQNAIKSPRELDRNLIDAQQARRVLDRLVGYELSPLIWKKIRYGLSAGRVQSVAVRLIVEREREIEAFNPVEYWTVGAHFETPRGDKFFAELAKIDAKKAEISRKNEAEKVELDLRGAEFRVAKIDRKERVRHPAPPFITSTLQAEAARKLGFSVKKTMMLAQKLYEGEDLGEGLITYMRTDSTNLAESAVKKARSVISEKFGKNFVPSELRKFTKKAKGAQEAHEAIRPTDPARFPEALKAQLENDAWRLYELIWQRFLACQMADALLDQTGVDIAAKNYTFRATGQVVKFAGWLAAYSVGYDSDEEAAEDSEKLLPEILENEIQKLLALKSEQHFTKPPARYTEAMLVKKLEAEGIGRPSTYAPTISTIQTRGYVEKLDRALAPTDTGKVVNDFLVQHFPKIVDLQFTAKMEAEFDEIAEGNSKWNAMIGEFYKPFHAEIETKTETIKKEDVVNETTDEICDKCGKPMVIKLGRFGKFLSCSGYPDCKNAKPLDKKQEAAEVEMNAKIAGQTCPQCGKPLSVKRGRFGMFVGCSGYPDCKFIEKKASGMGIKCPDCGKGEISEKFAKKTRKKFWGCTNYPDCKFASWDEPQKTPCECGGVVVKKLGKQQKLVCLKCSKEKKLED from the coding sequence ATGAAAAAACTTGTCATTGTCGAGTCTCCTGCGAAGGCGCGGACGATCACCAAATTTCTCAGCAAAGACTTCACAGTGCGTGCGTCGATGGGACATGTGCGTGATTTGCCGAAATCCAAAATGGGCATCGACATCGAGACGGGCAGCTTCCTGCCGGAGTACATCGTCTCGGCGGACAAGACGAAAGTGATTGCCGAATTAAAAAAACTGGCGGACAAGGCGGACGAAATCATTCTGGCAACTGATGAGGATCGCGAAGGTGAGGCGATCGCGTGGCATCTGCTCGCTGCGCTCAAAATTCCGAAGACCAAAAAAACGCCGCGGATCGTTTTTCACGAAATCACCAAAGAGGCGATTCAGAATGCGATTAAGTCTCCGCGTGAACTCGACCGCAATTTGATTGACGCGCAGCAGGCGCGACGCGTGCTCGACCGTTTGGTCGGTTACGAATTGTCGCCGCTGATTTGGAAAAAAATTCGTTACGGTCTTTCCGCCGGACGCGTGCAGTCCGTCGCGGTGCGTTTGATTGTCGAGCGCGAGCGCGAAATCGAAGCTTTCAATCCGGTCGAATACTGGACGGTCGGTGCGCATTTCGAGACGCCGCGCGGTGATAAATTTTTCGCGGAGCTGGCGAAGATTGATGCCAAGAAAGCCGAAATTAGTAGGAAAAATGAGGCGGAAAAAGTCGAGCTCGATCTCCGGGGCGCGGAATTCCGCGTCGCGAAAATCGACCGCAAGGAGCGCGTGCGCCATCCGGCACCGCCTTTCATCACTTCGACGCTGCAGGCGGAGGCGGCGCGCAAGCTTGGCTTCAGCGTGAAGAAGACGATGATGCTCGCGCAGAAACTTTACGAAGGCGAAGATCTCGGCGAAGGTTTGATTACCTACATGCGTACCGATTCCACCAATCTCGCGGAGTCGGCGGTGAAAAAAGCGCGCTCAGTTATTTCCGAAAAATTTGGCAAAAATTTCGTGCCGAGCGAGCTGCGCAAATTCACGAAAAAAGCGAAAGGCGCACAAGAAGCGCACGAAGCGATTCGTCCGACGGACCCGGCGCGTTTCCCGGAAGCGCTCAAGGCTCAATTGGAAAACGACGCGTGGCGTTTGTACGAATTGATCTGGCAACGCTTCCTCGCCTGCCAAATGGCGGACGCCCTGCTCGATCAGACAGGCGTCGATATCGCCGCCAAGAATTACACTTTTCGCGCGACGGGTCAGGTCGTGAAATTCGCCGGCTGGCTCGCGGCGTATTCCGTCGGCTACGATTCAGATGAGGAAGCGGCGGAGGATTCCGAAAAATTACTGCCGGAGATTCTCGAAAACGAAATTCAAAAGCTGCTCGCGCTGAAATCGGAGCAACATTTCACGAAGCCACCGGCGCGCTACACTGAAGCGATGTTGGTGAAAAAATTGGAAGCCGAAGGCATCGGGCGACCGTCGACTTATGCGCCGACGATTTCCACGATTCAGACGCGCGGCTATGTCGAGAAGCTCGACCGTGCGCTTGCGCCGACTGATACAGGGAAGGTCGTGAATGATTTCCTCGTGCAGCATTTTCCGAAAATCGTCGATCTCCAATTCACCGCGAAGATGGAAGCGGAATTCGACGAAATCGCTGAAGGCAATTCGAAGTGGAATGCGATGATTGGCGAATTTTACAAACCCTTTCACGCTGAGATTGAGACTAAGACTGAGACGATTAAAAAAGAGGATGTCGTGAATGAGACGACGGATGAGATTTGCGACAAGTGCGGCAAGCCGATGGTGATTAAGCTCGGGCGTTTCGGTAAATTCCTCTCCTGCTCAGGCTATCCGGATTGCAAAAACGCCAAGCCGCTCGACAAGAAACAGGAAGCGGCGGAAGTCGAAATGAATGCCAAAATCGCCGGGCAAACTTGTCCGCAGTGCGGCAAGCCGCTTTCGGTCAAGCGCGGGCGCTTCGGCATGTTCGTCGGCTGCTCGGGTTACCCCGACTGCAAATTCATCGAGAAGAAGGCTAGCGGAATGGGAATCAAATGTCCCGACTGCGGCAAAGGCGAAATCTCCGAAAAATTCGCCAAGAAAACGCGCAAGAAATTTTGGGGCTGCACCAATTATCCCGATTGCAAATTCGCCTCGTGGGACGAGCCGCAAAAAACTCCGTGTGAATGTGGGGGAGTCGTCGTCAAAAAACTCGGCAAACAACAAAAGCTTGTTTGCCTGAAATGCAGCAAAGAGAAGAAGCTGGAAGATTAA